In Buteo buteo chromosome 16, bButBut1.hap1.1, whole genome shotgun sequence, the DNA window cagcctgccagtacctaaagggggccgacaagaaagccagagagggactttttacaagggcatgtagtgacaggacaaggggtaatggctttaaagtgaaaaagggtagatttagattagatgtaaggaagaagttcttaacggtgagggtggtgagacactggaacaagttgcccagagaggctgtggatgccccatccctggaagtgttcaaggccaggttggatggggctttgagcaacctggtctagtggaaggtgtccctgcccatggcagaggtggtggaactagatgatctttaaggtcccttccaaaccaaaccgttctatgattATATGAACTTAATGTCTATGGTTTCCCTGGGTTATATACAAGTGAGGGCCTTGATTTAGTATCGTACAACAAAAAAGTAAACCAGAACAATAAATCCCACCACACAGTTCTTGTAAAAAGGTATCTATTTCAGTTTTGACCGtataaaaaaacaacagaaatctgACAGGGAATATACAAGCCACATATGGACTTTAAACAAATTTTACCAATTTCAAGTGATCTGGGTACGGTTTAATAGTTGGTGGTACAGCCAAAACCAAATTCCTTTCAATtccaaatttttcttcctccccaaagAAAGTGGGGGGTGGAAAAAAGCTGTACAGCAAGACCACGCAGACATTACAGCCTGCGAGAGGGCGACTTGTCACATCAAGCTGCTTCAACATTTTCCCACTGCCACAAGTGTGAAAGGGCCTGGCACCGGTGAGAAGCAAGTCAATCCAACTTCTGTAAACCAAGGATTGTGCGGGCACAAATCCCACCATCTCTTTGTCAGCTTCACTGGATCTCCCCCATATACAGTCTTTTGTCGCTGGATGCGGAGAGTActgagggagagagaggggggggaagggaggaatatgaaaattaaacacAACAGTTTGAGACCTCCACTAACGACACATCATTGGAATCAAACTACTCATTTTGCTTGCTGTAAGTGATCTAGAAAGCCAAATTTCATTTGCTCCCTAAAACACTTCATGGAATTACTACTCTGATACCTAATCACACGCTGTGTGTTGTGGCTGCCATTCCACTGTCCCAAGGCAGGCATAACAGCATACTGCCTGTAATGTCTAAGCATTAAAACGGTAAAGAGAGGCGTATAAACACGCTGTTAACGCTCTCAAGCATCCTGAAGCACTATTTTCATTGCAAGGAGCATTCAGATTGCACACCGGGCACTGCCATCGGGACTGCATGCCGCTAGAGGGCACAGGCTGGCCAGGAAAGCCTCACCGGGATGTTATTATTTTATCAGAACAGGCAAAATGGAGCTGGCATCCAACACGCCACTGAACCACCTTAACTCAGAAAAGGGTCTTCAGGGGATTCAAGACACAAGCATCAAAAGAATGACCCAGAAGCGCTGCTCTTGACACTGACAATGGTTTCATTCAAGTCCAGGAGCGATTTGGGGGATTTCTACAAGAACTCACAGACTGGTGTCTGTCATCTTGCCTCATTTTGGCTCCCTGTGCACCCTCCCGTGCAGATGAGTATCATGGAGTGGGTGCAGCAATTTACTAGATTAACGTTCCCAGATGTTAATAGAAATCAATTGCAAAACTTGCTTGCAACGCCTGGatgggtttttaatttttgagtGATTGATTCACGAAGAGGAGCTCAGCAGAATACAATTGCAAACAATTCGCTCCAAACGGGAGCAGAGCGCGCTCCACTCTTCCAGCAGTCTCCAATCTGAAGACAGGGCAATGAATAACCAAGGAACAAACTCATAACTCACTGCCCTGCTGCAGAGACTGTCATCCTCGGCACAACCGAGCTCTTGGCCTCACTTTGGGGTTGACTCGTGTCAATTTTTTGCTGGAGCAATGCGGTGACCTGGCCGGTGGTGCAAGTGTTTCCATAGAAACAAACAGCACCCTGCGGTCCTGCCTGGGCCGCATGCTGTGCCAAGAAACTGAGAGGAAATCTGGTCTCACCTAATGCACAGTGGTTAAAATGGTTCTGAAAAAGCCACCACAAGCATCGTCTCACACAGCGCTGATACGTGGTGCCACATGCTGGACACCTCTAGAATGGGGACAAAACCCACTGCACAAAGAGCCTCCTTTGCTTCCTACAGCTTTTGGGTAAGTTAAGAGACCCCAGGCTGCAGACGTGCTCCCAGGTGATCACTGTCCTCATGTGATCACCAAAGGTATGGTTACATCCTGGTGTCCAAACCCAGGTACCCCAAAACCTTTTTGCACGACCCTTGGGAGGGAGTCTGGACAAGCCCTAGGCAGCGGAAGCCAAGCCACAGCTCATGGCCACTCGCAGGTGACCAACAGCCCAGACCACCAGCCACCCTGCTGCTGTATGGGTGCCCCCACCCAGGTCTCTCCCTGGGCACGACACAGAAGCAGAGCCCCTGTGCTCAGGCCAGGACCCCGGGCACACCCAGCCCAAGTCCTATCTATGGGAGAGAAGCAAGCAGGAGTCTGCTACCCCTAAATTTGTCTGATACTCGGTGCTCTGGGCCACAGGCAATTTGGGGGCCATTTTCCAGAGGATCAGCAGAAACTACTTCCCTTGACAACTTGCAGTGGGGAGGACTTACTAATGGGTTCCTCCGGATGGAAAGCTAGTTCGTTCACCGACCCGGCATGGCCTGGCAGCTTGTACAAAATCCTCCTGGATGTGGTGTCCCACACATAGACAAACCTACAAAAGAGTCATTATGAGTGCAAGCATTTGAGAAGGGAAAGCAGGTGCCCCCCACACCAACAGCTTATTCCTGCAGCAGTTTCACCATCTGGGCTGAAATAGATGCAGCTCTTAGTGTGGATAAACAAGGAGCTTCTCAGGAGCAAAACGCTACACTGCCAAATCCAGAAGAGCAGAGGTCTGAGCAGGTAGGAGCTAACATGTCAATTTGGTGTCAAAAGCCTCGTTGCCgtcacagcacagcacagcacagcagcccCATTTCACCCCTCGTGGCATAGAGATGGATTTGGAAGCATGAGGCCATAGAGACCCTCAATACAGCAGCCAACACAGTGGGCTAAGGGAGAAAATTAGCATTGGGAGTGGGGAAGAGGGTTCTTGCCCTCACAAATACCTGCCTGCAAGCCCAGTGGTCACCATTGGTTTGCCCTGACTGGCAAGCAGTAAGGAGCCGAGGCGCTCTCCCAGCCCCTGCTGCAGTGTAATCCCTCACAGCCAACAGCTTTATATAtggatttctttctgctgtgccATTAAAGTCATGATCCACTTCCCAGCATTTATTAGAGGGCCAATCAGATTGCACCGAGCCCTTTGATTAACCTCCTGCAGGCCTCACCGTGGGTGCCTGCCACTGGCCAGGTCCTGCCTGAGCACCGCACCTTGGCTGAACGGCAGCACAGAAGCCAACAGGGTCCTTCAGACAGGAGGTCAGAAAAACTGCTGGCATGGGGCACAGATCAGCTTCCAGATTACTCCTATAAATAGTCTCAGAGTGGGGGAAAACGGTGCCTTGCTGTAAATCACGCTGTACCCCAAGATCACTGCTTGTCCCTCATGGGTGTTGACTGCTGCCTGCACAGTGCAGTGGCTGTACAAAAGCTCTACTGGGAAGCAGAGCGATGCTTTGACCCTGCTTATGGTGAGCATCTGTAGGAGTGaatggcattttttaataaatcaaaacaagaagAGCCCTGAGCAACATTCTACAACCCAGGCAAGGTGATGCTGCACCGCACCTGCACAGGAACAGTGCATCCCTCCCTTCCAATCACAACGGCCTCGCCACATAAAATGGCATTTACTACAAGGTTCCCAGCTCTACAAAAAAATTGGTGGCTGGGGAAAGCTGCCAGTTCTGGATTACGTTCATTCTCCCTTCTCATTTTGCTCTTTAGGGAGGTGACTGGCAGCTGCTAAAACAGAATCTGCCAGGGCaaaaaagggaaacagcagGGCAGTAATTGGCTGGGTTTGGCATgaagggcagctctgctgcctgcatgcCCCAGAGGCATCACTACGACTTTTTACAGGGCACTGAGGAGGGTGAGGGCATGGGGGACAGCCCGTAAAACACATGTAAAATCAATCTACAGCATTACACTCCTCCAAAGGAAGGTCACTACAAATGCCACTGTGCATCCCCATGTCTCACCAGCATGAACTCAAACATACTGGGTGCCATCAGTCCCACAGGCAGCCCAGGCTCTGAATGCCAAGGCTGGACCGCTTCAGGCTTATGCAATGCTATCAGCAATGGGTTCCTCAGTTTCACCTGTTCCTTTCCATTTGTCAGGGCTTTGCAGACCGGATGAAGAGCGATATTTGCTTGTACATTTAGCTTGTCTTTTAGTTAAAATAGAACTGAACTTCTTTCCGCCCCtcaaaaaaagcactgaataaTTTATAACACTTGCTGGCTAGGTAGAGAGGACAGTGGATACCAACACAGGGAAGACCTGCTTTGTTAAGAGCACTCATTTTCAGGCTGGTGCTATTCTTTGACTTACTTGcttgaaatacataaaaaggaaaaattcaagACTACAACTTAAGTCATGTTActtaaagcagcatttcttcaaGCACAACTTTTTTATCTAGCAGGCAAGAATTGTATCGATTGCTTTCTCAAAGCGTTCTGCTGTTGTGCTTTTAATCTGGTATGGCAAAGCAGGCAAGCACTTTAAGTAGTTGATTTTACTATAACCCTTCTGAAGGGctcaacagcaaaaagaaaaattcaggtaaTTGTCCCTccaacatacacacacacacactccatATAATGCAGAGGAAGAGTAATCACTGTGGAACTATTTTGTACTCagacaaatgaaatgtttgtttaatCTCACTTTGCTTTCCCAGTAGACACTCCTCAAAAAAAGTATCTAAAGCTCAGAGACAGCAGAAAGATTTGAGCAGCCTTGTCTAACCTGCCCCTGGACCTGGCTGTGTGCTTTTGCCCACGAATGCCACAACGAAGTTGCTGTAAGACCACAGAGCTACATCAGCACCTGCAGAACTAACCTAATGGCCTAAGACTTGCAGCCATACTTTGCCACTGAATGGATCAGCCACAGCCTCAGCAGGCTGATACACAGGCATTCCTCCAAGTGCACCGGCGTTACTGCCCAGCAGGACTGGAAAGGAGGGTCATGTCTCAGCCACTTGCTGTGACAGCTGGCCCCACTATATCTGGACATCGAGAACTAAAGTTCTCCCTATCCTCTATCAGAAATTCATTAATTTGCTGATTACTACTGCTCCATGCCCTGGACTCTGGCCTGCAGGAATTCCTGTCGCGATGTCATTGAGAGTCTGTCTGGATTTGCTCCAGCGGAGGTTGGTATCCTTCACGGTGACCTTCAGTGTCTGGCATGGACCCTCTGCTGGCTTCCTCCCTCTACCTGTTTTAGTCCTCAGTTGCCTTAGTTTATAAAAGATCTAATTTAAAAGTCCAATATGTGCTAATTTAGtcagatctttttttctccttacacaTTAATTAAAGTAAGGAGGAAGAATGATCCTTGGAACACCACTGGTGCTTCCTGCAAGCTGTCCTGCAGCAATTTAACTGGTATTTGTGGTCCTTGTCAGTATAACCCCCACACTATACACACTCCCCCAGACTCCCCGTGTCTCGAAGACGCTCGCCAGCATCTACCAGTCCAACCACAAGGGACCTACTTCACGGACAACCATGGTCCTATCATCCGGCGGTCCTCGTGTTGGATCCTGTGGCTGAACATAAGCAGCAATGCAGGTCTCTAGTCAGCTTTTGACAATAATAAGAAGATTTTACAACTATACACTGCTCCTCCACTGACACAAAGGCAATATAAAGGCATCGCTATTGTAATGAGGGCAGACAATGCTCACAGAAGATTACAGAGGTTTGTTCGGGTCTTCACACCTCTATGCACAATTCTGAGTCTTCAGATTCATTTTAGACATGATTGAACTCATTTCAGGAGTGCCTGCAAAACTGTTTGGAATTTATGGGAACACATGAACGCAGTGGTAACTCACCTGTCGGCTGATCCCCCTGCGATTTTACTCCCATCCGGGGACCAAGAGCACCTCAGAAgattctaaaataaaagaacatgCACAGATCTATTTCCAAAGAAAGATTTAGTTTTCCTCTTCTACTTGAATTAAAATCACCACGAGACTTTAAATATCACAAGCACCACTTTAATGATCTCCCTTCAGAAGATGAGATGGtaattacagattttattttattgctggaAACATCCAGTGCCTTGTTATTCTACACAAAGTAGATAGTAAATGtagaaaatacttaatttaCTGCTAATTACAGCTGAACCGAGCAAAGAAATCTTGTTACTGCGGCTTTAATTGGAATCCCACTTTGTGCATTAATCTTTCTTTGAGTTCTTATTAAAGCCTTTCTGGTTTAAACTTGAATTTAAAAACCAATTTACAGAAAAGTTAAtagcagcagcattttacaAATAATCATGTTTCGGTCTCCAGTACACTCACCTTTTCAAAATTATGTACGTTCCCCTGGAAAATCTTTACACATCTCTCTTTAGGGGCAAATGGTCGCACATCCCAGATGCGAACTGCAACAGAGAGCTCACGGTAATTAGCTGAAGATGGCAGAGGCATGGGGGCAAGGTCAGCTTCTGCAAATGCTCCTTTTCCTAAGACACACTGCTAACGAGCAAAGACCTGGTCATGCTCCTTATTCTCTTCATGCCTATGTTTCcccagaagcaaaagaaaaccagcagctttccCCTGCAGAAAGCTTTGATACGAAAGGTCAAATGCAGAAATTTATAATTACACCAAGACCACTGCcaacaggaggggaaaaatccaaAACAACTATTACACAAACGAGCCACCATCTCCTTACATGAGCATTTGCTTTATTCTAACACACTCCATGATCATGCTTCTAATCAGATCAGCTTCACTGAGCACCCACACAGGAGACAGGCAGTTTGGAAACTGTGCTGTCATTCCCTGCTGCGGGGAAACAGCCAAACCGCCCTGACAAGAGCCAGACTGAGACTGCGTTCAACTGTCTGCGTAAATAATGTGTGCCACAGCTCGTGTCCTCACTGCCCTTCGGGAGAAGTGACAAACCCTTCTGATgcagctgctccctccctgcaaaAGACATGACTGTCACCAGCGTAACAAGAATTCAAGCTTTATCTCTGGAGCCAAACTCCCTTCAGCCTATCCCCACATCTGGCTCGTTTTTCTACGTCATACAATTTGAGCTGTTCCTTCCCAAACACCATGCAAAGGTAGCGTAAGAGAGCAGCGCCTGACAGCTCTGCTCGCACATCAGGTAGGACATACCCGTGTTGTCCATTGCATTGGAGAGCAGGTAGGAGCCTTCTGAACTCAGGCTGAGGCCTGTCACCGAGTCTGCGTGTCCTCTCATCGTGTAAGTGAGCTTGTTCTGGCGAAGGTCCCACACCTTTCAGACACAACATTGCCATTTAACAAAAAGACAGGCAAGACTGTTGGAACTGCTGTTTCCAAAGCGTTTCACACAGGTACTGATCAGTCAGCTGATTACATCAGCTTTTGATTCCAGTTGGTGGGGTCTGAATGGCTAAAATATGAGGCTAAAATTTAATGTGTGTTGTCGGAAAAATAGAATTTTCCCATTAGAAGACTTCTTACCGAACTTGTCCAACAACCAAGGAGTTAAATGCCAGCAGCCCCATGCATGCAGGAATCCCCCTCTATCTGGCTATAGCTCCCCCAGCTCCCAAATTCCACTGACTGatggcacagagcagcagttGTCCAATCTCCAAAATTTCACACTGTTCTTTCCCGAAGAGGGGCAGTCATTCAAGGGGTGTGTCGGAACAGATGTCATGTCAGTGCTACACTTAGCCATGGCTCTCTGACAAGCACGTGCTCCACATGCCTAGGTCAGGCTGGAGGCCAAGGCTAAGAGGACAGTAAGACAGACTGAACCGTACAGCTATCAGGAGAATCTCAGTTACCAGCTCAATGAAATATTGAGCTTGCTCTTAAATAAGAACTTTCCACACTAGCAGGTGACAAAGCAAGTTGCAAActggagcagagggcagagagTGTGGATGTGTCACCACATTTTCTTTAGTTTACCTCATATATGGCTCTACAGCCTCCAAGACGGGCACAAGCTGCCAGAAGAGCCAGCATACCATATCAGCTCCAGCAGGTGACAGCAGTGCTGGGACGCCTGGCCAGGAATGCCAGGGCTGCTCAGGCTGTCACATGCCAAACAGCGCTGGAGCAACTCACTCAAGAGTTTATTGGCCCTCTATCAACAGTGAGGTCAGACACAGCAGGTCTGCATGGTTCTTGTGACTGTAAAATTAACCAACAGGCCTCCACTTTTGTCCTTGATGAATGCAAGATGTAACGGGATGGAAAAGGTGTGCGCGGTCGGAAAGGCACACGAGGATGCAGGCGTCCTACCTTAATATCGTTGTCGATGCCTCCGGATATGATCTGATCACTGGTGTCATTGAAAGTTACAGCCAAGACCTGATACGTGTTCTGAAATGTCTGaacagcagcttttttcctGATATCCCACAGCTGAAAAAACACGGCAGTTGTAAAAGTTGCATAGAGATATTTAATGATAAAATTACACAAAGTTGCGCAGATACTTGGCAGAGACTCAGCACGCTCTCCTGAAAACCCCTCTTTTAGATCTCAGCAGATCTCTATAAAAAAAGCATAGTAAGAGTGTGGAGTGGACCACAGGAGTtcaagggagggaagaaggggctAGCGTGTGAGATTTCACTAACGGCTCACCTTTCTCATATTTTGTTAATGCAGTGCAGTGGAAAAAGTACAACTGAGCAAAATTAATCttcttcaccccccccccaagacttaatgaaaaaaaagagcaaattttatttcaaattttttatttctgaaatcaaaGTTATTAGATAATGAAATTATAAGAGTAATGAAAGGCTGAATTTAGCCCACTTAAGTGGGAAGACCCcaaatattctttcaaaaatcctTTCTTACTTTCATTCCAGACTACCCCCTTACACAATATACTGACCTTCACTGTCCCATCATCGCTGCCTGTACAGACAAGCTGGGGTCCTCGCCGTGCTGGGTAACAGGAGTTAACGAACGAGGTATGGCCCTTCAGTCTCTTCACTCTCTCTCCAGTCTCACTATCCCACACAGCCACAGTTTTGTCTGTGGATGCTGAGAAGAGCATGCTGCGGAGAAGAATCGCTGTGAGGTTCTCAATTTTGGAAACATTTCTCCCCTCCCACCTTTTTTACTCTCAAGTTCTGTGATCAAAGCTGGAAATATTCAGTGGGAATACACCATGGAGAAGAAACTCCCCCATATGCCAAGACAAAGGTGGTATTTCAGCAGAGGCTGACTGACAGTGGAGCAGCTACACTGGAAGAACTCCAACTAAACCCCATTTCTAGATACATATAGATTGGTCTTGCACCTTCTCAAACACTATTTGGGATGAACACAGGAGAGAAAGCTCAGTGGCAATAGCTCAGATGCAATAGTGGAGCAGCCTTTAAAATTAGCAAATATCccacttgttttctttccctccccagtgcctcccagaTGACTGCCCCTAACTTCCCTCTGTTCCTCAAGAGTGGAATCAAGGGCACTGGTGGGTCATTGGTGACTCCAGGTCCTTTTTCTTAATCTCAAACAGGGACCACTCCTTATCTGGGAAAGCCACACTACAAGCATTTGCCATACATGGACTGAGCAGGAGCAATGAGACGCTAGCCCGCAGAAAGCACCTTCCTTCCGAAAGAGCTGGGCCTGAGGCCAAAAGCCGTCCACACACCACTTACCTGCCATCTGTGTTATAGTGCAGCTCCATAACTGCCCCACTGTGTCCCTTCAGTGTGGCGTAGTTATCACAGTCCCCATAGACGTTCCACAGCActgggggaaaggaagggagaagtaAGTACAGGAAACACCTCTGTGCTGTGGATGGAGTAATTCTCTGGGAACTCAGCAAAATGAACCATGTATTGTCACTGCTATCGTCTCCAATCTTAGCTGACGTGTGCCCATAAAAAAACATCGTGTGAGCCCCAAAAAGACAGACAGCTGATTTGAGCTGATTTATGGGTTTAGATGAAGTTGaatttataaaggaaaataataaccTTCACCTCAGCAACCCAAAGcattaaaaactgcatttctgtgaTGGCTGCAGTCAAACGCAGACTGACGGTAACCTGTGCGAGGGTCCTGGGAACACCGGGCTGTGATCATCAAGGCATGTTACCAGCCCCATCTGAGGACCAGCAGGACAGTGACCAGCCAGAGGAGCGACAAGAAGTTTCTTGCTCCCCTCCTGCTGAAGCACTTCACTCCTAGGACTCAGCAAGCTTGATGGCTGAGATAAAACCCCGTCACAGCACAATGGCCTGAAATCGTACGAGCCCCAGCCCCGCTCAGCGCTGGCTGGGACAGGGAGGCCTGGTACTCACGGATGAGCCTGTCGAAGCCAGCGGAGGCGAGGGTGTTGCCGTTGGGGTGGAACTTGCAGCAGTACACCTCTCCTTCGTGCCCCGAGAGCAGCATGATGGGGGCCTGCAGGGAGGAGCAGCGCGGCGGGCCCTGACGGAGGTaacaggggaaggggcaggtgAGGGGGTGCCATGGAAGGGAACAAGGGGCACCCCCAGGGCACGGCgaggacccccccagccccgccatCTCCTCACGGGCCTCCTCCCCTCCTCGCTTCACCCCCCTCCGgccttctcctccctccatccccccaCAGGCCTCCTGCCCCCCACTAATCCCCCCACGGGCCTTCCCCTGCCCGCCATACCGCCTGCAGCagggccccgggggggggctgccctcctcctcctgctcctgctcctgctcctgctcctccgccgccgccgccgccaccaccccccccaccgccgccgccgctgcccggcgCCCCCGGCAGCTCATGGCGGGGCCGCTTGGCCGCCACGGGCACGAGCGGGAggtcggggccggggccgggggcggcgccggggccgggggcgggggcgggagcggggccggggccggggccggggccgccgcccgggACCTTCCGCTTGTGCTGCTCGATCATCGCCGCCggccgcgcgcgcccgcccgctccgccccgccctCCCGCTCCCCCATTGGTCGGCCGCGCCGCTTCCTGCCTCGCCGACTGGCGGAGCGTGGCCGGACGGCCCGCCCTCCCCTCCAGCTTACTTCCGGCGCGCGGGTGACGGAAGAGAGGCGCCGGGTGgtggccgccgctccccgcgcGGATTGGCTGATGGAGCCGGAGGGTGGGTGCCAGCAACACGAGTGACGCTGATTGGCTAGAGGCTGCCACCCGCCATCATTGCGCGCGGCGATTGGCGGAGTGGAGAGGTGCCCTGAGGTGAGGGGGAGGGGTGTGGAGGGAGCAAAATGGCGGCGGCCGCAGGGGCCGAGTGATGGCGGTGGTTGAGTGGTGCTGCGCCGGGTGCTGACGGGCTCTGGCTTCCTCCGCGGCCGCCGGGCAGGGCCCGTCCCGCCTcaccccgccgggccgggccggcgccgCGGCCTCCGGTTCGCGCCCAgcccagccgccccccccccccgcagcctcGGTCCCCCCCGAGCCGGTGTGAGCCGCTGAACCCCCGCGGTGTGAGGGCAGAGACCGTCGGGGCGCGCTGGGGTCGGTGCCGGGCTGTAGCCCAAGTCAAGGTGGAATAATGACTGTTGCCTGCTAATAGGTCTGGCCGCAGGAGCTTTCGTgcattaattaaatatttcttttcaaggcaTCTCTCTGAACTGGGGCGGTGAATATGCGGTAGCCTGGGGTGAATTCAGCCGGTGGGGCCGTTGGAGTGTCTCTCGCCTGGACCCTGCGAGGCCTGCGGTGATGGAGGCGCTGCCCGAGCTCTACGCCATCTTCCAGGGAGAGGTGtgcggggctgctgctggcagatgTCACCGTGCGAGATGTTACGGCCTGTGGCGTGCTTCTTTGTCTCCttattttgttgtttcagtCACCGTTTAGTTCAGCCGCAGTTTGGGCAACTGACGGTTCTGTAGCACGTATATACGCGGCTCTGTATATATGTCTGTGTGtttatgtacatacatatagaTTTTCATGCATATACGTACAAGATGCTTACCTGAATAACGTAGGAGTGGTTGGCTGACCACACCTACTCCAGAGTTATTAAGCAGTGCTGTGCCTAACCTGCCCTGAAAGCTAAAACTGAAGGAAACCAGGAGAACCGTGTAGGCTTTTTGTGCGTATTCTAACCTATGGCTTGAAAATGAGTGTCTTGTGAAGGGTTTTCCTTTAGGTGTTGTGTTGGTTTCTTCACAGGTTGCTACAGTGACAGAATATGGGGCATTTATAAAAATCCCAGGCTGCAGGAAACAAGGTTTGTTTCTCCTATTTTGCTCAGACATGGTTTCATGTTGGTGTGTTTGAGCCAAGCAGTCGTCCTTGGAATTAAAGTCTTGCCACCTTTTagaaaaagctcagaaaaggtttttttcctaaattaggAAGAAATTGAGGTTCTTGGAAAGTACTTCCGATATGTTTGCATGAATACCAAAAAGACTCAGAGGGCTTTTTGCTAACTTCTAGATGTTTTACAGAATCATTTTAAGGTATTGGACAGATTATAGAAACTTTCTACAGTTAGATAATTTTTCCAACTTCTTTTATGGCCAATACaaatgaagctgaaataaaaaaataaaccagaaaagctGACTTAAAGCTCTGTCTATGTTTGT includes these proteins:
- the SNRNP40 gene encoding LOW QUALITY PROTEIN: U5 small nuclear ribonucleoprotein 40 kDa protein (The sequence of the model RefSeq protein was modified relative to this genomic sequence to represent the inferred CDS: deleted 2 bases in 1 codon); the protein is MGEREGGAERAGARPAAMIEQHKRKVPGGGPGPGPGPAPAPAPGPGAAPGPGPDLPLVPVAAKRPRHELPGAPGSGGGGGGGGGGGGGGGAGAGAGAGGGGQPPPGALLQAGPPRCSSLQAPIMLLSGHEGEVYCCKFHPNGNTLASAGFDRLILLWNVYGDCDNYATLKGHSGAVMELHYNTDGSMLFSASTDKTVAVWDSETGERVKRLKGHTSFVNSCYPARRGPQLVCTGSDDGTVKLWDIRKKAAVQTFQNTYQVLAVTFNDTSDQIISGGIDNDIKVWDLRQNKLTYTMRGHADSVTGLSLSSEGSYLLSNAMDNTVRIWDVRPFAPKERCVKIFQGNVHNFEKNLLRCSWSPDGSKIAGGSADRFVYVWDTTSRRILYKLPGHAGSVNELAFHPEEPIILSASSDKRLYMGEIQ